One genomic segment of Helianthus annuus cultivar XRQ/B chromosome 14, HanXRQr2.0-SUNRISE, whole genome shotgun sequence includes these proteins:
- the LOC110906783 gene encoding calphotin-like: MSSSSESGVSDTIDPIAIVSEDEIFPEDEVFTSDTMSSDDDDFQPFALPDFGDDLPLADGFLDGDLPLAQIPAPIPLVAFPVEELPLDDMLDDDVDLFIEGPPEDDQDGGAPIDDDVAIPLDEIPVVDAIVFLPVEVPVVEVLSDQSGPDSFESVSSSTLHELGLQRYPSDTNSDTATSAVPVPPQDFEFDDEFDPDFPHDLDPDHEVEFIPEEQPVEAPVFPDDQHLDVPADYELAPADPEPERAPEPIFAHDPLSVHDPIPVDVPVVAPPVVDVPVVALPLPDPIPVLIDRAPFATHVDPRYAHTRNGWIEDDDDYPPFVRPVTPPSAHVQAPIDVTQFHPHLSDVHRTDLPVTFLQDIPPPRPGEGPSSQPSGRVPFVSGADQFMPQFPHTASSSAPTGEPFMWFSPNVMPLSDPYHPFHIGYLRDDLLLSLQLEQDMLSRRVAELERIPHPPPGAGPSQFVAPPAPLFPYPDFDIRFLTMEQQIGCLLQLFHALEDELAHMHRLLFIPPPPHPPPPPSA; the protein is encoded by the coding sequence ATGTCATCATCCTCCGAGAGTGGAGTGTCAGACACCATAGACCCGATAGCCATCGTTTCAGAAGACGAGATCTTTCCAGAGGACGAGGTTTTCACTTCAGATACTATGAGTAGCGACGACGATGACTTTCAGCCCTTCGCCTTACCGGATTTCGGTGATGATTTACCTTTAGCTGATGGTTTTCTTGACGGGGATCTACCCCTTGCTCAGATCCCTGCACCTATTCCTCTTGTTGCTTTTCCTGTTGAGGAGCTGCCTCTCGACGATATGTTGGACGATGACGTTGATCTCTTCATCGAGGGTCCCCCTGAGGATGACCAGGATGGTGGGGCTCCGATTGATGATGATGTTGCTATTCCTCTTGATGAGATTCCTGTTGTCGATGCCATTGTTTTTCTACCTGTTGAGGTTCCTGTTGTGGAGGTTTTATCTGACCAGTCTGGTCCCGATTCGTTTGAGTCTGTGTCATCTTCTACTCTTCATGAACTGGGATTACAGCGATATCCCTCAGACACTAATTCTGACACTGCTACGTCCGCAGTGCCTGTTCCGCCACAGGATTTTGAGTTCGACGATGAGTTTGACCCTGATTTTCCACACGACCTTGATCCAGACCATGAGGTTGAGTTTATCCCTGAGGAGCAGCCTGTTGAGGCACCTGTTTTTCCTGATGATCAGCACCTTGATGTACCCGCTGATTATGAGCTTGCTCCCGCCGACCCAGAGCCTGAGAGAGCACCAGAGCCCATTTTTGCTCACGACCCTTTATCTGTGCACGACCCTATCCCTGTTGATGTACCAGTTGTTGCACCACCAGTTGTTGATGTTCCAGTTGTTGCACTGCCTCTGCCTGACCCGATACCTGTGCTTATTGATCGCGCCCCTTTTGCTACACACGTTGACCCTAGATATGCTCACACCCGCAATGGGTGGATTGAGGATGACGATGACTATCCTCCTTTTGTCAGACCAGTTACTCCCCCTTCTGCACATGTTCAGGCACCCATTGATGTCACACAGTTTCACCCACACTTGTCGGATGTTCACCGCACAGATTTACCAGTCACGTTTCTTCAGGATATCCCTCCTCCCCGTCCCGGGGAGGGTCCATCGAGTCAGCCTTCTGGTCGTGTACCTTTTGTGTCTGGAGCCGATCAGttcatgccacagtttccacACACGGCTTCTTCTTCTGCACCCACGGGCGAGCCATTTATGTGGTTTTCTCCCAACGTCATGCCTTTATCTGATCCTTACCATCCCTTCCACATTGGATATTTGAGGGATGACCTGCTTTTATCCCTGCAGCTCGAGCAGGATATGTTGAGTCGTAGAGTCGCTGAGCTCGAGAGGATCCCGCATCCTCCACCTGGTGCTGGTCCGTCACAGTTTGTTGCTCCCCCTGCTCCACTGTTTCCTTACCCGGATTTTGACATCCGTTTTCtgactatggagcagcagattggTTGTTTGTTGCAGCTTTTTCATGCGCTCGAGGATGAGCTAGCGCATATGCACCGTTTGCTTTTCATTCCTCCACCTCCTCATCCTCCCCCTCCCCCATCAGCTTAG